In Desulfarculaceae bacterium, the following are encoded in one genomic region:
- a CDS encoding TIGR01212 family radical SAM protein (This family includes YhcC from E. coli K-12, an uncharacterized radical SAM protein.): MDAARLQGRINLLGPWLRRAFGGPTVKIGLDAGLGCPHRAGGTGPGGCLYCPPGGAGAGQGGGVAEQLASGLERLRARHAGRPTPRVLAYFQAYSATNAPAKTLEPIFNAAARHPAVAGIIISTRPDCLPPETWELIAGLAKERPLWLELGLQSAHDETLARINRGHDTACFDQAVDQAKARGIRVVAHVMLGLPGEGREHTNATARHLARAGVWGVKLHNLMVLAGAPLARQHAAGELALWGQEEYAQGVAQFLARLPRAVLVHRLAADPGPDELIAPAWAADKDATLGAIATALETANLEQGSLA; the protein is encoded by the coding sequence GTGGATGCCGCCCGGCTGCAAGGCAGGATTAACCTGCTGGGGCCCTGGCTGCGGCGCGCCTTCGGCGGACCCACCGTAAAGATCGGCCTGGACGCGGGCCTGGGCTGCCCCCACCGGGCGGGCGGCACCGGACCCGGCGGCTGCCTGTATTGCCCCCCCGGCGGGGCGGGCGCGGGCCAAGGAGGCGGCGTGGCCGAGCAGCTGGCCAGCGGCCTGGAGCGCCTGCGGGCCCGCCATGCCGGCCGCCCCACCCCCCGGGTGCTGGCCTACTTCCAGGCCTACAGCGCCACCAACGCCCCGGCCAAGACCCTGGAGCCCATTTTCAACGCGGCGGCCCGCCACCCGGCAGTGGCCGGGATCATCATCTCCACCCGCCCCGACTGCCTGCCCCCCGAGACCTGGGAACTGATCGCCGGGCTGGCCAAGGAGCGGCCCCTGTGGCTGGAGTTGGGCCTGCAAAGCGCCCATGACGAGACCCTGGCGCGCATCAACCGGGGCCACGACACGGCCTGCTTCGACCAGGCCGTGGACCAGGCCAAGGCGCGGGGGATCAGGGTGGTGGCCCATGTCATGCTGGGCCTGCCCGGCGAGGGGCGGGAGCACACCAACGCCACGGCCCGCCATTTGGCCCGGGCCGGGGTGTGGGGGGTCAAGCTGCACAACCTCATGGTGCTGGCCGGGGCTCCCCTGGCCCGGCAACACGCCGCCGGCGAGCTGGCCCTTTGGGGGCAAGAGGAATATGCTCAAGGGGTGGCCCAGTTTTTGGCCCGCCTGCCCCGCGCGGTGCTGGTGCACCGCCTGGCCGCCGACCCCGGCCCGGACGAGCTCATCGCCCCGGCCTGGGCCGCCGACAAGGACGCCACCCTAGGGGCCATCGCCACGGCCCTGGAAACCGCTAATCTGGAGCAAGGCAGCCTGGCATGA
- a CDS encoding GGDEF domain-containing protein gives MREPRTTLHNRLALESPKDVTRATVLVTGVALLVSWLITGVLILTIRSFSPAGLVTAALASTLAPLVAAPLLSRRNFKLMLRLNQACSEVERLSRTDDLTQTYNRRYFMEMTRRELALSARHGYPVSLLLMDLDSFKEINDSLGHLAGDRALLACAGLIKDTIRMGDVLGRFGGDEFLVLAPFTGLESAALLAERIRRAMAESGVMVDNRRVSVHLSVGVVSNEQGVNSEDELLGLADQALYRAKEMGGDRIELAAA, from the coding sequence TTGCGCGAGCCCCGGACCACCCTACACAATAGACTGGCTCTGGAGAGCCCCAAGGACGTGACGCGGGCCACGGTCCTGGTCACCGGCGTGGCCTTGCTGGTGTCCTGGCTGATCACCGGGGTCCTCATCCTGACCATCAGGTCCTTCTCCCCGGCCGGGCTCGTCACCGCCGCCCTGGCCAGCACCCTGGCCCCCCTGGTGGCCGCGCCCCTGTTGTCCCGGCGCAATTTCAAGCTCATGCTGCGGCTCAATCAGGCCTGTAGCGAGGTGGAGCGCCTCTCGCGCACCGACGACCTGACCCAGACCTACAATCGGCGCTACTTCATGGAGATGACCCGGCGGGAGCTGGCTCTTTCCGCCCGCCACGGCTATCCCGTGTCCCTGCTCCTGATGGACTTGGACTCCTTTAAGGAGATAAACGACAGCCTGGGCCACCTGGCCGGGGACCGGGCCCTGTTGGCCTGCGCCGGGCTGATCAAGGACACCATCCGCATGGGCGACGTGCTGGGGCGCTTCGGAGGCGACGAGTTCCTGGTGCTGGCCCCCTTCACCGGCCTGGAAAGCGCGGCGCTGTTGGCCGAGCGCATCCGGCGGGCCATGGCCGAGTCGGGGGTGATGGTGGACAACCGGCGGGTGTCGGTGCACCTCAGCGTGGGGGTGGTGAGCAACGAGCAGGGCGTCAACAGCGAGGACGAGCTCTTGGGCCTGGCCGATCAGGCCCTTTACCGCGCCAAGGAGATGGGCGGCGACCGCATAGAGCTGGCCGCCGCCTAG
- a CDS encoding TetR/AcrR family transcriptional regulator, whose amino-acid sequence MTRQLPQKQRREQIIDAAIMEFAEKGYEKASMGSIAARAGLSKGGLYHHFASKDAVLAAANERVSVPVTHFFREMDGLVSPRLKLKTYISEYLDYWSQSRKELAFIFISIAKSIFEPELFKAYEQYISRTVDSLAAVYRSGIEQGELIEHDCRAQALALCAALDGVSLYLNTGSALDLSEIKASYGKTFVDSLSKRS is encoded by the coding sequence ATGACCCGTCAACTGCCTCAGAAACAACGCCGCGAGCAAATAATCGACGCCGCCATTATGGAGTTTGCCGAAAAAGGCTATGAGAAGGCGTCCATGGGCTCCATCGCCGCCAGGGCGGGCCTGAGCAAGGGCGGCTTGTACCACCACTTCGCCAGCAAGGATGCCGTGTTGGCCGCCGCCAATGAACGCGTGTCCGTTCCAGTAACTCATTTTTTCCGGGAAATGGACGGCCTGGTCAGCCCCCGCCTGAAGCTGAAGACCTACATCAGCGAGTATCTGGATTATTGGTCCCAGAGCCGCAAGGAGTTGGCCTTCATCTTCATCTCCATTGCCAAGAGCATCTTCGAGCCCGAGCTGTTCAAGGCCTATGAACAATACATATCCCGGACCGTGGATTCCCTGGCCGCCGTGTATCGCTCGGGTATCGAACAAGGCGAGCTAATCGAGCACGACTGCCGGGCTCAGGCCCTGGCCCTGTGCGCCGCCCTGGACGGGGTGTCCTTGTATCTCAACACCGGCTCCGCCCTGGACCTGTCCGAGATCAAGGCCAGTTATGGCAAGACCTTTGTGGACTCGCTGAGCAAAAGGAGCTGA
- a CDS encoding methylated-DNA--[protein]-cysteine S-methyltransferase, with protein MKELKVFTMETPIGLVRGAVGPKGLVALTLRQDEAAEFERVLAKRAPGVALREVPAEETKAGRQIASYFAGSRAKLSAAVDLEGLTEFTRDVLKTTCDIPRGQTLSYGEVARIIGRPRAARAVGQALHNNPVPLFVPCHRVVGSTGALTGFGSGVPIKEALLKLESGENPF; from the coding sequence ATGAAAGAGCTGAAGGTCTTCACGATGGAAACGCCCATCGGCCTGGTGCGCGGCGCGGTGGGACCCAAGGGCCTGGTGGCCCTGACTTTGCGGCAAGACGAGGCCGCCGAGTTCGAGCGGGTGCTGGCCAAGCGCGCCCCGGGCGTGGCGCTCAGGGAGGTTCCCGCCGAGGAAACCAAGGCGGGCCGCCAGATCGCATCCTACTTCGCGGGCAGCCGGGCCAAGCTCAGCGCGGCGGTGGACCTGGAGGGGCTCACCGAGTTCACCCGCGACGTGCTGAAAACCACCTGCGACATCCCCCGGGGCCAGACCTTGTCTTACGGCGAAGTGGCCCGGATCATCGGACGCCCCCGCGCGGCCCGCGCGGTGGGCCAGGCCCTGCACAACAACCCGGTGCCTCTGTTCGTGCCCTGCCACCGGGTGGTGGGCTCCACCGGGGCGCTCACCGGCTTCGGCTCCGGCGTTCCCATCAAGGAAGCATTGCTCAAGCTGGAATCAGGGGAGAACCCCTTCTAG
- a CDS encoding GGDEF domain-containing protein — MPPAKTTSISWLQMNDRQAVVRATLIVSVLSLLVSWVLTGGLMWLLATTAGPREWLVAAVVTTIAPLLVAPPMAYKSFDLMRQLVESRREVERLSQNDELTGAHNRRYFMEIAQRELGLAQRSGQAVGLLLLDLDGFKQINDQMGHLAGDRALAACAAAIQAGIRQGDVLGRFGGDEFLVLAPNTGLEAAARLAERVREAVAQARIVLPEGTVRLGASLGVVSNEQGVHGADELLGLADRALYRAKDMGGDRIELAAA, encoded by the coding sequence TTGCCGCCAGCCAAGACCACCAGCATTTCCTGGCTCCAGATGAACGACCGCCAGGCGGTGGTGCGGGCCACCCTCATCGTTTCGGTGCTTTCCCTGCTGGTCTCCTGGGTGCTCACCGGAGGGCTCATGTGGCTCCTGGCCACCACCGCCGGGCCCCGCGAATGGCTGGTGGCGGCGGTGGTTACCACCATCGCCCCCCTGCTGGTGGCTCCGCCCATGGCCTACAAGAGCTTCGACCTCATGCGCCAACTGGTGGAGTCGCGCCGGGAGGTGGAACGCCTTTCCCAGAACGACGAGCTCACCGGGGCCCACAACCGGCGTTACTTCATGGAGATCGCCCAGCGCGAGCTGGGCCTGGCCCAGCGCAGCGGCCAGGCGGTGGGCCTTCTCCTGCTGGATCTGGACGGCTTCAAGCAGATCAACGACCAGATGGGCCATCTAGCCGGCGACCGGGCCTTGGCCGCCTGCGCGGCGGCCATCCAGGCCGGCATTCGTCAGGGCGACGTGTTGGGCCGCTTCGGGGGAGACGAGTTTTTGGTGCTGGCCCCCAACACCGGCTTGGAGGCGGCGGCCCGCCTGGCCGAGCGGGTGCGCGAGGCGGTCGCACAGGCCCGCATTGTGCTGCCCGAAGGCACGGTGCGCCTGGGCGCCAGCCTGGGGGTGGTTAGCAACGAGCAGGGCGTGCACGGGGCGGACGAGCTCTTGGGCCTGGCCGACCGCGCCCTGTACCGCGCCAAGGATATGGGCGGCGACCGCATAGAGCTGGCCGCCGCCTAA
- a CDS encoding MerR family transcriptional regulator, translated as MKVGGEQASLMSLKEVVAQTGIPAATIRYYDQQFEEYLGITRGAGRRRMFDPASLKRLTELRRLLKDEGLSIRQARKLLTDDGDGVSAAGQIEALRVEVDSLKAKVRSLEEQVNRLKDIQSRTLALVDGLTNR; from the coding sequence ATGAAGGTAGGCGGTGAGCAGGCGAGCCTGATGAGTCTCAAGGAAGTGGTGGCCCAGACCGGGATTCCGGCGGCCACCATTCGCTATTACGATCAGCAGTTCGAGGAGTATCTGGGCATAACCCGGGGGGCCGGCCGCCGCCGCATGTTCGACCCCGCCTCGCTCAAGCGCCTCACCGAGCTGCGCCGCCTGCTCAAGGACGAAGGCCTCTCCATACGCCAGGCCCGCAAGCTCCTCACCGACGACGGCGACGGGGTCTCCGCCGCCGGGCAGATCGAGGCCCTGCGCGTTGAGGTGGATTCGCTCAAAGCCAAGGTGCGCTCCCTGGAGGAGCAGGTGAACCGCCTCAAGGATATCCAAAGCCGCACCCTGGCCCTGGTGGACGGCCTGACCAACCGCTGA